A segment of the Streptomyces sp. Tu 2975 genome:
CGCACCGCCGCGGACGCGACCAGCGAGACGGTCCCCGGCGCGACATGGAGGATGTCGTCCAGGTTGTCCGAGCTCACCGACGTCACGACGAACTCGGTCGCCGCGGACGCCGAGAGCGGATACGTCGCCGCCCTGACCGGGACGTCGTTCGCCCACGCCATGTGGATGTCGCCGGTGAGGAAGACGGTGTTCTCGATGCCGTGCCGCGTCAGGTGGGCCACCAGCTCCTTGCGGTCGTCCGTGTAGCCGTCCCACTGGTCCACGTTGACGGCCAGCCCCCCTTGGGCAGACCCATCAACTCGGCTATCGGCTCCAGCAGATGCGCGGGAAGCGAACCGAAGGCGACCGGCGAGATCATCACCGAGGTGCCGACCAGCTGCCACGACGCGTCGGAGGCAGTGAGTCCTGACTTCAGCCAGTCGAGCTGCGCCCGGCCGGTGAGCGTGCGGTCCGGGTCGTCCACATCGCCGTTGCCGATGCCCGACTGCTGCGAGCGGAACGAACGCAGGTCCAGCAGATGCAGATCCGCGAGCTTGCCGAAGCGCAGCCGCCGGTAGACGGTGCCCTCGGTGGACGTCCGTACCGGCATCCACTCGAAGTACGCCTGCTTGGCCGCCGCGACGCGGGCCGCCCACTCGCCCTCGGCGCCGGGCGTATGGTTCTCCGCGCCGCCCGACCAGGCGTCGTTGGCGAACTCGTGGTCGTCCCATATCGCTATCAGCGGGTGCGCGGCGTGCAGCGCCTGGAGGTCGGCGTCCGTCTTGTAGGTGGCGTGCCGCAGCCGGTAGTCGGCGAGCGTCACGATCTCGTGCAGCGGCGCGTGCTTCCGTACGCCGTACTCCTCGGCCGGGTAGCCGCCGGCGGCGTACTCGTAGATGTAGTCGCCGAGATGCAGGACCGCGTCGAGGTCGCCGCGGGCCGCCAGATGCCGGTACGCGGAGAACCAGCCGGCCTCCCAGTTGGCGCACGACACCACGCCGAAACGCACGCCCGGCGTGGCCGCGTCGGTGGCGGGGGCGGTACGGGTGCGGCCCGCGGGGGAGGCGGCGCCGCCTGCGGTGAAGCGGTACCAGTAGGAGGTTCCCGGACGCAGGCCGCGCACATCCACCTTGACGGTGTGGTCGAAGGCCGCCTTCGAGACGGTGGTGCCGCGGCCCACGACCCGGGTGAAGCCCCGGTCCTCGGCGACCTCCCAGGCCACCTCGGTGTCGGGGCCCTTGCCGGAACCGGGCAGGGCGTCCGCGCTCGGAGTGACGCGGGTCCACAGCAGCACGCCGTCGGGCAGCGGGTCGCCGGAGGCGATGCCGTGTAGGAATGCGGGGGCCTGGTCCGCCGCGCCGGCGGGGGAGGCGGTGGCCGCGAGAACGGGTGCGGCGACAGCAGTGGCGGCAGCGGCCTTGACGACCGTGCGGCGACTGGGAGTTGAGGAAAATCGACTGGTCACGGCCGATCAGACTACTGATCAGTACGTCGAATGGGCGGGCGAACGGAAAAAGTTCGCCCGCCCATCCGGAGCGGTAGACCAGCGTGTCGCCCTCCGGACCACCGACGGCTTCCGGGAGGGCGGGTATCAGCCCGCCAGCGCCCTGTCGATCGCGGTGCTGAACTCCTGCACCGTCATGGGCGCGTTGTCGCTGCCCTCCGCGGTCACGTTCTTGCCGTCCATCCTCAGGGTCGGGGTGCCCTTGACCCCGCTCTTGTCGAACGTCTCCGACATCTTTATGGCCCAGGCGTCGAACGTCCCGTCCTCGACGTTCTTCTTGAACTCCGCGTTGCTCTTGAGCGCGGGCACCGAGTCGGCGACCTCGAGGAGGTAGGAGTCCTTGGCGAACTTGTCGTCGTTCTCCTCGGGGTGGAACTCGGCCGAGTACAGCGCCGACTTGTAGGCGAGGAAGGCGTCGGGGCTCACGTTCAGCGCGGCGCCGAGCGCGCTCAGCGCGTTCTTGGAGCCCTCGCCGTTGGTGGCGTCGTCGATGAAGGTGGCGCCGATGTACTTGATCTTGTACTTGCCGGCAGCGACGTCCTTGTCGACCGTCCCGCCGACCGCCTGCTCGAAGGTCGCGCAGACCGGGCAGCGTGAGTCCTCGTACAGCTCCAGCGTCTTCTTCGCGCTGTCCTTGCCGACGACGACGGTCGTCCCGTTCTTGCCGGAGGTGTTCTTCGGCGCGGTGACGTTCGACTCCTTGGCCACCGACTCCCAGTGGCCGGGCTTGTTCGCCTGCATGATGCCGAAGCCGATACCGCCGGCGACGGCGAGCACCGCTATGCCCGAGCCTATGACGACGAGCTGCCGGCGGACCTTGTCCTTCTTGGCCTGCCGCTCGCGCTCCTCGCGCAGCCGCTCGCGGGCCGCCGCCTTGTTGGCCTGGCTGTTGCGCTTGCTCATGATGATTCACTCCGTGTGGGGTCGTGCGGGGACGTAAGAAAAGGGGATCTCCGGTTCAGGCGCAGAGCGCGACCGCCACGGGTGGTCCCCTCCGTCCCACGGAGTGCACCAGCAGACGGGTGCGGGAAGGGCGATGCAGGTACCGTCCAGGACGTGATGCCGGCCGCGCCGGGCCGGGCGCGTGCACCGCGGCCACCGCCAGCAGCAGCGGCCGGAAGGCGACGGCGCCGACCGCCCGCACCATAGCCGCCAGCGCGGCCTCGCCCCGCCGCAGCCAGGCCGCGGCCACCAGGCCGACACAGACGTGGGCGGCCAGCAGCAGCCATGGCTGCGCCGGGTCGGGGCTGCTCAGCAGGGCCGCTAGCCCCTGCTCGTCCCCGGGCAGCGCGGTGCCCGGCAGCGCCGAGCCGACCTCGCCGCCGCACAGCACGTCGAACCCGACGGCGCGCAGCGAACCGGCGATCGGTCCCCCCGCAGGGCCGTAGCAGACATGCTGACCGGTGGTGAAGACCGTGTCCGCGGCCAGCTCCAGCGGTATCAGCAGCCCGGCTATACGCCAGAACCCGCGCTCCCTGCCCGACAGCGCGAAGGCGGCGGCGAACACGGCTGCGGCGAGGGCGGCGACGGTGGAGAGCGGAAGCGGGGCGCGGGACAGCAGCACATGCGAGGCGGCGGACAGCGTCACGACCAGTGCCGTGAAGATCGCTGCCCGCAGCCCTCTGAGCCGCATCCCGGACATGTTCATCGCCGCCGAGTGTGCCACGGGTTCATTAAGGGCCTCTTAAAAGAGGAGCCCGTGAAGATCTCCGGCGAGCGCCCGCGCCTACAGGCCGGGGATCTGCCCGTTGCGGAACAGGTCGACGAAGATCTGGTGGTCGGCCCGCGCCCTCGCGCCGTAGCGGTGAGCGAAGTCGACGAGCAGGTCACCGAAGCCGTCCTCGTTCGCGGCGATCGCCGCGTCGATGGCCCGCTCGGTGGAGAACGGCACCAGGGAGTGGCCGCTCTCGTCGTCGGCGGCGGCGTGCATGGTCGCCGTCGCCCGGCCGAGGTCGGCCACGACGGCGGCGATCTCCTCCAGGTCGTCGATGTCGGACCAGTCGAGATCCACCGCGTACGGCGAGACCTCCGCCACCAGCTGGCCGGAGCCGTCCAGCTCCGTCCATCCCAGCCACGGGTCGGCGTGGTCCTGGAGGGCGCGCTGCGAGATGACCGTGCGGTGCCCCTCGTGCTGGAAGTACTCGCGGACCTCCCGGTCGGTGATGTGCCGGGACACCGCCGGGGTCTGGGCCTGCTTCATGTAGATCACGACGTCGTTCTCCAGGGCGTCGCTGTTGCCCTCCAGCAGGATGTTGTACGAGGGCAGACCTGCCGAGCCGATTCCGATGCCGCGCCGGCCCACGACGTCCTTGACGCGGTAGGAGTCGGGGCGGGTCAGGCTGGACTCCGGCAGTGTCTCCAGATAGCCGTCGAAGGCGGCCAGGACCTTGTACCGGGTGGCCGCGTCCAGCTCGATGGAGCCGCCGCCGGACGCGAACCGGCGCTCGAAGTCACGGATCTCGGTCATCGAGTCCAGCAGCGAGAACCGGGTCAGCGAACGCGCCATTCGCAGCGCGCTCAGCAGCGGCCCGTCCGCCGTGTCCAGCGTGAAGGGCGGCACGTCGTCGTCCTTCGCGCCGGTCGCCAGGGCGTGGATGCGCTCCCGGTAGGCGGCCGCGCAGATCCGCACCAGTTCCGTGATCCGCTCGTCGCTCAGCGCCTTGGTGTAGCCGATCAGGGCCAGCGAGGCGGCCAGCCGCTTCAGGTCCCAGGTGAAGGGGCCGACGTACGCCTCGTCGAAGTCGTTGACGTTGAAGATCAGCCGGCCGTTGGCGTCCATGTACGTGCCGAAGTTCTCCGCGTGGAGATCGCCGTGGATCCACACCCGGCTCGTCCGCTCGTCCAGGTAGGGACCGGTGTGCTGTTCCCGCTCCATGTCGTTGTAGAACAGACAGGCCGTGCCCCGGTAGAACGCGAACGCCGAGGCCGCCATCTTGCGGAACTTGACCCGGAAGGCGGCCGGGTCGGCGGCCAGGAGCTCGCCGAAGGCGGTGTCGAAGACGGCGAGGATCTCCTCGCCGCGCTGTTCGGCGGTGGGCTGCGGGACCGGCATCTCTGAGCGCCTCCTGGTACATGACAAATGGGACAGCATTTCCGCCCCGTCCAACGCATGAAGGTACGCAGGAGTGCCCTCGGAGTGTCAGTGCGGCGACGTAGACTTCCACGCTGTCCCCCAAAGCGGGGGTCCGGGGGTCGCACCCCCAGGAGATTGCAGCCCGGAGGCCCGCCGCCGTGACCAAGCCGCCCTTCACGCACCTTCACGTCCACACCCAGTACTCGCTGCTGGACGGTGCTGCGCGGCTCAAGGACATGTTCGAGGCGTGCAACGAGATGGGCATGACCCATATCGCCATGTCCGACCACGGCAACCTCCACGGGGCGTACGACTTCTTCCATTCCGCCAAGAAGGCGGGCGTCACGCCGATCATCGGCATCGAGGCGTACGTCGCCCCCGAGTCCCGGCGGAACAAGCGCAAGATCCAGTGGGGCCAGCCGCACCAGAAGCGCGACGACGTCTCCGGCTCCGGTGGTTACACCCACAAGACGATCTGGGCGGCGAACGCCACCGGCCTGCACAACCTGTTCCGGCTCTCCTCCGACGCGTACGCGGAGGGCTGGCTGCAGAAGTGGCCGCGTATGGACAAGGAGACCATCGCCCAGTGGTCGGAGGGCCTGATCGCCTCCACCGGCTGCCCCTCCGGAGAGCTGCAGACGCGGCTGCGCCTCGGCCAGTTCGACGAGGCCCTGAAGTCCGCCTCCGAGTACCAGGACATCTTCGGCAAGGACCGGTACTTCCTGGAGCTGATGGACCACGGCATCGAGATCGAGCGCCGCGTCCGCGACGGACTGCTGGAGATCGGCAAGAAGCTCGGCATCCCGCCCCTGGTCACCAACGACTCCCACTACACCTACGCGCACGAGGCCGCCGCCCACGACGCGCTGCTGTGCATCCAGACCGGCAAGAACCTCTCCGACCCGGACCGCTTCCGGTTCGACGGCACCGGCTACTACCTGAAGTCGACCGACGAGATGTACGCGATCGACTCCTCCGACGCCTGGCAGGAGGGCTGCCGCAACACCCTGCTGGTCGCCCAGCAGGTCGACACGGAGGGCATGTTCGAGGCCAAGAACCTCATGCCCAAGTTCGACATCCCCGAGGGCCACACCGAGGTGACGTGGTTCAAGGAGGAGGTCATGCGCGGCATGGAGCGCCGCTTCCCCGGCGGCATCCCGGAGGACCGCCAGAAGCAGGTCGAGTACGAGATGGACGTCATCATCCAGATGGGGTTCCCGGGGTACTTCCTCGTCGTCGCCGACTTCATCATGTGGGCCAAGAACCAGGGCATCGCGGTGGGCCCCGGCCGTGGTTCCGCGGCGGGCTCGATCGTCGCGTACGCCATGGGCATCACCGACCTCGACCCGATCCCGCACGGTCTGATCTTCGAGCGGTTCCTCAACCCCGAGCGCGTCTCCATGCCCGACGTCGACATCGACTTCGACGAGCGCAGGCGCGTCGAGGTGATCAGGTACGTCACGGAGAAGTACGGCGCCGACAAGGTCGCCATGATCGGCACGTACGGCAAGATCAAGGCGAAGAACGCCATCAAGGACTCCGCCCGCGTGCTGGGCTATCCGTACGCGATGGGCGACCGGCTCACCAAGGCCATGCCCGCCGACGTCCTCGGCAAGGGCATCGACCTCAACGGCATCACGGACCCCTCGCACCCGCGGTACAGCGAGGCCGGCGAGATCCGCGCGATGTACGAGAACGAGCCGGACGTGAAGAAGGTCATCGACACCGCCAAGGGCGTCGAGGGACTGGTCCGGCAGATGGGCGTGCACGCCGCCGGCGTGATCATGTCGAGCGAGACCATCACCGAGCATGTCCCCGTGTGGGTCAGGCACACCGACGGCGTGACCATCACCCAGTGGGACTACCCGCAGTGCGAGTCGCTCGGCCTGCTGAAGATGGACTTCCTCGGCCTGCGCAACCTCACGATCATGGACGACGCCATCAAGATGGTGAAGTCCAACAAGGGCATCGACCTGGAGATGCTCTCCCTGCCGCTCGACGACCCGCAGACCTTCGAGCTGCTCCAGCGCGGTGACACCCTCGGCGTCTTCCAGTTCGACGGCGGGCCCATGCGTTCCCTGCTGCGGCTGATGAAGCCCGACAACTTCGAAGACATCTCCGCCGTGTCCGCGCTCTACCGCCCGGGCCCGATGGGCATGAACTCGCACACCAACTACGCCCTGCGCAA
Coding sequences within it:
- a CDS encoding DsbA family protein, which translates into the protein MSKRNSQANKAAARERLREERERQAKKDKVRRQLVVIGSGIAVLAVAGGIGFGIMQANKPGHWESVAKESNVTAPKNTSGKNGTTVVVGKDSAKKTLELYEDSRCPVCATFEQAVGGTVDKDVAAGKYKIKYIGATFIDDATNGEGSKNALSALGAALNVSPDAFLAYKSALYSAEFHPEENDDKFAKDSYLLEVADSVPALKSNAEFKKNVEDGTFDAWAIKMSETFDKSGVKGTPTLRMDGKNVTAEGSDNAPMTVQEFSTAIDRALAG
- a CDS encoding DUF2252 domain-containing protein, which encodes MPVPQPTAEQRGEEILAVFDTAFGELLAADPAAFRVKFRKMAASAFAFYRGTACLFYNDMEREQHTGPYLDERTSRVWIHGDLHAENFGTYMDANGRLIFNVNDFDEAYVGPFTWDLKRLAASLALIGYTKALSDERITELVRICAAAYRERIHALATGAKDDDVPPFTLDTADGPLLSALRMARSLTRFSLLDSMTEIRDFERRFASGGGSIELDAATRYKVLAAFDGYLETLPESSLTRPDSYRVKDVVGRRGIGIGSAGLPSYNILLEGNSDALENDVVIYMKQAQTPAVSRHITDREVREYFQHEGHRTVISQRALQDHADPWLGWTELDGSGQLVAEVSPYAVDLDWSDIDDLEEIAAVVADLGRATATMHAAADDESGHSLVPFSTERAIDAAIAANEDGFGDLLVDFAHRYGARARADHQIFVDLFRNGQIPGL
- the dnaE gene encoding DNA polymerase III subunit alpha, which codes for MTKPPFTHLHVHTQYSLLDGAARLKDMFEACNEMGMTHIAMSDHGNLHGAYDFFHSAKKAGVTPIIGIEAYVAPESRRNKRKIQWGQPHQKRDDVSGSGGYTHKTIWAANATGLHNLFRLSSDAYAEGWLQKWPRMDKETIAQWSEGLIASTGCPSGELQTRLRLGQFDEALKSASEYQDIFGKDRYFLELMDHGIEIERRVRDGLLEIGKKLGIPPLVTNDSHYTYAHEAAAHDALLCIQTGKNLSDPDRFRFDGTGYYLKSTDEMYAIDSSDAWQEGCRNTLLVAQQVDTEGMFEAKNLMPKFDIPEGHTEVTWFKEEVMRGMERRFPGGIPEDRQKQVEYEMDVIIQMGFPGYFLVVADFIMWAKNQGIAVGPGRGSAAGSIVAYAMGITDLDPIPHGLIFERFLNPERVSMPDVDIDFDERRRVEVIRYVTEKYGADKVAMIGTYGKIKAKNAIKDSARVLGYPYAMGDRLTKAMPADVLGKGIDLNGITDPSHPRYSEAGEIRAMYENEPDVKKVIDTAKGVEGLVRQMGVHAAGVIMSSETITEHVPVWVRHTDGVTITQWDYPQCESLGLLKMDFLGLRNLTIMDDAIKMVKSNKGIDLEMLSLPLDDPQTFELLQRGDTLGVFQFDGGPMRSLLRLMKPDNFEDISAVSALYRPGPMGMNSHTNYALRKNKQQEITPIHPELEEPLREVLDVTYGLIVYQEQVQKAAQIIAGYSLGEADILRRVMGKKKPDELAKNFVLFQKGAREKGYSDEAIQALWDVLVPFAGYAFNKAHSAAYGLVSYWTAYLKANHPAEYMAALLTSVKDDKDKSAVYLNECRRMGIKVLPPNVNESMSNFAAQGDDVILFGLTAVRNVGQNVVESIIKTRKAKGKYSSFPDFLDKVEAVVCNKRTVESLIKAGAFDEMGHTRKGLVAHHEPMIDNVVAVKRKEAEGQFDLFGGMGEEASDEPGFGLDVEFSDVEWDKSYLLAQEREMLGLYVSDHPLFGIEHVLSDKTDAAISQLTGGEHADGAVVTIGGIISGLQRKMTKQGNAWAIATVEDLAGSIECMFFPATYQLVSTQLVEDTVVFVKGRLDKREDIPRLVAMELMVPDLSSAGTNAPVVVTIPTVKVTPPMVSRLGEILSHHKGNTEVRIKLQGPRKTTVLRLDRHRVQPDPALFGDLKVLLGPSCLAG